Part of the Nostoc sp. ATCC 53789 genome, TTCGCCTCCTGGTTACGTCGGATACGACGAAGGCGGACAACTTACAGAAGCCGTGCGGCGGAAACCTTACACAGTGTTGCTATTCGACGAAATCGAAAAAGCACACCCCGATGTATTCAATATGCTGCTGCAAATCTTGGATGACGGTCATCTTACCGATGCCAAAGGTCGGAAAGTTGACTTCAAGAACACGCTGATCATTTTGACTTCCAACATCGGTTCCAAGGTAATTGAAAAAGGTGGTAGTGGTTTAGGCTTTGACTTCGACACTCAAGCCGATGCTAGTTATAACCGCATCCGCACCTTGGTAAATGAGGAATTGAAAGCTTACTTCCGTCCTGAGTTCCTAAACCGTCTTGATGAAATTATCGTCTTCACCCAGCTTTCTAGGGATGAAGTGAAGCAAATTGCTGAAATTATGCTTCGTGAAGTTTCTAAACGCTTGACAGAAAAGGGAATTATTCTTGAAGTTAGCGATCGCTTCAAAGAACTTGTAGTACAAGAAGGCTATAACCCTAGCTATGGCGCTAGGCCATTACGTCGGGCAATTATGCGCCTCCTTGAAGATTCTCTCGCTGAAGCAATGCTGTCTGGTCAAATTACAGATGGAGACACAGCGCTTATCGATGTTGATGATGACTCTCAGGTGAGAGTGCAAAAATTAGAAAAACGAGAATTGCTCTTAGCAAATGTTGGCTAATTTTATACCCGATCGCTTTTTGCTGTAATATTTGAGAAATAATTAGCCTCTCATCTAAGTAGAGGCGATCGCAGGGTCATCTTCGACAAACATAAAGTGAAATGGTATTATTTCTCACCCCTAGTAGATATACTAGGGGCTTTTTTATGCAATTTTCTTGGAAGTGGGCAATACCCACTTACCCACAGATGTTTATAATGAGTTTAGGATATAGCAGCATAGCAGCAATATGATTGAAAATCAGGACTTCCAAATAGTTAAAGATAGTGTCAAAACTGATGGCAAAGGACGATTAACCTTGGGTACTGTTGCCAAAGCAAAGAGCTATCGAGTGCTGATTAATGAGTTAGGACAAATTCTGCTAGATCCAATTGTAAGCATTCCACAAAGAGAACTTTGGATATGGCAAAATTCTATAGCTCGTAGCTCATTAGAAGTTGGCATAAAACAGGCAAGTTCTGGTGAACTTCACGACTTAGGTTCGTTTGCCCAGTATGCGGATTTAGAAATTGATGAATAGAGGATGTCACCAGGACACTAGCCGTGAACAGTGATTTTAAAACATAATCCTTGTCACAAGGGTTAATCTACCAAACTGAGCAATAGTGAATTTTAAGATAATATTTTCAAGCGAGGCTAGTACAGCACTAGCTAAACTACAACAAACTGACTCTAAGAAGTACCAAAAAGTTTTAAAAACGCTGGGTTTAATGGAAACAAACCTACGACACCCTAGTTTGAATACTCACAAATATGAATCTTTATCAGGGCCAAATGGAGAAGAAATTTTTGAAGCCTATGTAGAAAACAAAACACCTGCTGCTTTTCGAGTTTTTTGGTATTACGGATCTGAACAAGGAGTTATAACTATCCTGACTATTACACTTCATCCTTGATGATACCGTTGCAACTTAGTGTTATAAACAACTCATTTCTATACTGATTCCTCTGGCAACAATTCTGATGCTACTTCACTTTTAACTACATCCTCAGAATCACCAGATTTAGAAAAACCATCTGCTGCATCCTTGATAAAACCAGCCACAGGTACTGCAATTAGCAAACCTAAAACTCCACCGACATTAGTTCCTACAAGTAAAGCAATTAACACCCATATTGGTCTAAGCCCAGTAAATCTGCCTAAAAGCCGTGGTGCGATCGCCTGATCGATTAACTGGTCAATAACAACAGCTACCGCAAAAACCTTCACTGCTAGCCAAAAGTCATGTGTGGCTATTATGAAAGTTATTACAACCACGCTGACGACATCGCCAAAGGGAATTAAGCTCAAAAGCCCGACTCCCAAACCAAAGAGTAAAGCAAACTGGACTTGAAAAGCTAAAAACATTAATGTTTCTGAAACTCCCATCAGCAAAGCCAAAGTTCCTTGCCCAATCAAGTAATTTTGAAAGTTTTGCTGAATAGACTGGCTTACTTGTTGGGCAAAATTACCCGGTAACTTCTTAAATATCTCCTCCCAAATTCTTGGGCCATCTAACAAGAGGTAAAAAGTTATTACTACTATGATTAAGGCATCAGAAACACTATCAATCGTATCTACAATAATGCTTAAAAGTTTATCCGTAACGAACTCTAATTCATTAGGTAATTGGTCAGTTACTTGTGTTAATAGGTGACTTAAATTCACATTTAATTTGTGCTTAAAGAACCAATTATTTAAAATTTGAAGTTTTTCTTCGCTAGAATCAATCCATTGAGGAAGAACTTTCATCATCTCATTAAATTGCTCTAACACAATAGGAACTAAAGTGATACCCAGAGCAACGATAATTATCAATGCTGATATAAAAACTAATGATACTGCATAGCCACGTTTCACTCCTTGCTTTTGAAGAATGGCAACAGGATAGTTTAAAACGAATGCAAGCAAAGTAGCTAAGACAAGAATTGTTACGACAGGTTGAAAATTGTTAACAAGCAAAAATGCTAGCCAACCATTGAGAAACACTAGGGGAAATAACAGCGTAAAAATTAACCATCTAAGTAGTTGATTGAGTGGAAAATTCATAATTAATTTAAAACTAAAATTATTCTAGTTACTAGATTTAACTGGTGAAATATACTCAACGGTAAGAACATGAAAAAAATCTTCCCAATACTTCTCTACGAGAGGCTGCGCCCTAAGCGTAGCTATGCCGCAGGCTTTACGACTACGCTCAGTAGAAGTTCCCAATTCCCCATTCCCAATTATTAACTTTCAGCAAAAGCTAAAAATTGCTCCTCATTTATTCGTCCTGCTTGATAAAGAGTATTGGTAATTTCTGAAATAGTTAAAACTGAATGGCTACGATAACCATTTTGCTGTAACCTATCTTTCACACCTTGTTCATGATCGATAAGTACCACAATATCATTAACATTTAATCCTGCTGATTCTAACTTTCCTGCGCCTTCCATAACACTTTTGCCACTGATGAGAATATCGTCAACTACCACAACTGTTTCGCCAGGATGAAAGTGACCCTCAATAACTCTGCGCGTTCCGTGGGCCTTTACTTCTTTACGGGGGAAAATCATTGGACAATGAAGGCGCAAAGCTAAACCAGTCGCGGTAGGCAAAGAACCATAGGGAATACCTGCTAATCTATCAAAATTGAGATTCTTCAAAATATCCTCATAGGCTGTGAGAACTTGATTAAAAACTTGAGGATTAGAAATAATTTTGCGTAAGTCGATGTAATAAGGGAATATCGCTCCTGATGCTTGGACAAAGCTGCCAAACATAATACAGTCAATGTCATAAAGTTGTAAAATCAAATCCTGGTAGGGGTGCTGATTTAGAAAACAAACATCAGGAAACCATACAGAACATGTAGAATTTTCGTGAATAATTTCAGTTTTTAGTTGATTAATTTCTGCGCGTAAAGACTCGACTTCCTGAGATAATTGTGTGTTTCCCAACATATCTTGAGGAACAGGAATCAGCAAACCATCACCGTTAGCATTCAACCCTGCTTCTAAAATTTGTCTTAGGTTTCCACCCTTCGCCCAGATGCTACGCGCCATAATAATCCGTTCCGGTGCGATCGCTCGAATCTGTGCCAAAACTTCAGCATTTGTAGTTCCTACTTCCAAACCCAATTGTTCTGGAGTTCCCCAGGTTTTTGATTCTTTTACTACCTGTAAATAAAGGGGTGACTCGTTTGTGGGATATTGCTGTAAAGCTTCTGCACCTGGATTAGAAGTACAGCATAAGATAAATACCGCTTTTTCAGGATAGACCAAAAAAGGTGCTACATGATCTTGTCCTGTATAGGGACTAAGAGTGATTGCATCCACCTGCCATTCTGTAAACACAGTTTGGGCAAAAATGGTACTAGTATTTAAGTCACCGTGTTTGGCATCTAAAATTACTGGGATGTGCGCTGGAATCGCTGCTAAAGTTTTGTACAGCAGTTCTAAACCGGGAATACCTAACGCTTCGTAGAAGCCAAGTGTCGGTTTATAAGCACAAACGTAACCAGCAGTTTCCGCAATAATGAATTGTAACCACTTTTCCAAACCAGCGATGAGTTCTTCAGATTCATAACGCACAGGCATCATTTCTGGATTTGGATCAAGTCCTACAAATAGTAAGCTTTGATTTTGCAAGATACTACGATTCAATTTATCAAAAAAGTTCATTTTTTTTAAAGAGTCATTTGTCATTTGTCATTGGTCATTGGTCATTTGTCATTGGTCATTGGTCATTAGTTACTGGTCATTATTATTACCTGCATCTCTCTATCTGCATGACCATAGTTTTTTAAGTAAGTTGGCGCGAAAAAACAAAAGTATGTTGCGAAACATAAATAGGCTTAAAACCTTTACTCATGACCAATGACAAAGGACAAAGGACAAACTAAAACATTGATTCTGTTAATTCAGTACCACCAGCTTTTTGCCCTAATTGATAGTGAATCACTGCAAATAAGATAACCATCGGGACTGAGGCAAAGTGAACAATTCGCAATGCTTGCCAATTGCCAAACAAATCCACAATCCAGGGAAATTGAGCAGGTTTATACATTCCTATCCCTGTAAATAACGCCAGCAGCAAGATCGGAATAATTGCTGTATACGCAATTCGATGCCAAGCATAAATTAGGCGCTTGGAATTATGACTTTTTTGTAATGCTTTGAAGTCATTCGCACCGACAAACCGATGTCGCCAGCGTCGGGTAATTAAAATGTAAATTCCATACCACAAGAGATTGAGTGAGAATAGCCACATTGCAGCAAAATGCCAGTGTCTACCTCCTGCAAGCCAACCTCCTAACGTAAAGATGGGAGGAATGTGCAAACCTGCACGTCCACCAAAAACAGGGTTGGCGTTGTAAATTTGTAGTCCACTGGTGAGCATGATAAACAGGCTAATGATGTTACACCAGTGGAAAATTTTGGCTGCGATCGCTTGAGTCGGTCGCTTTCGAGTTTGAGAGGGGGTCAAAGTCATAGATTTTGACTGATAAAATTTGCTGTTTATCTGTCCTAAAAATTGGGCATGGGGCACTGGGAATTGGGCACAGGAAGAATCAACCAAGCATAAGCGTCTGTCTTGAGTAAATAGCCCTGCAAATTTGGGGGTGGTATTGCTTACCCTTATTTTCCCATTTTATGATTCAGTATTTTGGCAAAGATGTTCGCTACTGTTTTAACTTTAAGTATAAGTGTGACTAGTGTTGTTTCGATACAAAAATACTGGGGCGTGTCATCAATTAAACCAGATAACAGAAGCAGCTAAATAAATCGCACCCAAACATAGTCAGCTTATGTTACAAGTACAGCCTGCTGCTTGAAATCATATTTAAGCGAACGTTTGCATAGCGTATAAGTTGTATAGTTTGTACTAAACATTTTTATTTTTAAGTATTTTAATGGTATTGATATAGGACTCATATTTGATTTTTGAAATATACGTAGAGTGCGTTACGCTACGCGATAACGTACCCTACACATACTTAGATTTTTTCAGAAATCAAATCGGATTCCTATACTAAGAATAAAAATATTTCTTTCCAAAAAAATAGATCCAACGTTTTGAGAATAACTAGATAAAAATCTGTCTTTGGAAATATATCTTTTGGAATTATTTATTTTTAAATAACAACTGAAGTAATGTATGTGCCGATAAATAAACATTTGAACTACATTTAATGATATAGATATTCTTGTATGATACTTACAATCAAGTTTAGCGATAAAAACATCAATAAATAAGATAAAAAATGCCTAGACTCGTAGGACAGCGCTCTAATACTGGAGCTAATATCACCGTTTTCATTATCCTGATCGCCATCTTTGGGGTACTTCTCGAATACTTTGGCATGATTGATATCGTTCCCGGTTTTGGCCGAGAAGGACGATATTTTCAGATAAAAGGTCAGGCAACCAATGAACAAGTAATTAAACAACCAAATTAATAAGAATCTGAAGGATAGATAAATGCGTAAAGGTAGTGATGTTATCGATAAAGTGGTCGTTGCCTACGACACAGGTAAGAAAATTGTGCGAATTATAGACTTAATATTTGATCAGAAACACAATCAACTTTTGGGGTTTTTAGTTGCAGAAAAGGGACTGTTTAGAGACGCAAAAGTGATTTCTTGGGAAGAAGTGCAAGCGATTGGGTTGGATGCGATCGTAGTTAACTCGAAAAAATCTGTTGTTAAGGCACATCGTGTCCCTGCAATTAAAGAGATTCTGCACCAAAATATTGTGCTGAGAAAAAAAAGAATTCTGACTACTGAGGGACTTGACCTCGGTGGATTGGTCGATTTGTTCTTCGATGAGCATAGTGGACTGGTAGAAGGATACGAAGTTTCTGGCGGTGTATTTGCCGATGCTTACTCGGGGCGATCGTTCGTTCCTGCTCGTGAAGCCCTGAAAATTGGTTATGATGTTGCCTTTGTACCACCAGAAACCTCTCAAATGATGGAAGAACAGGTGGGTGGTATCCGAGGAGTTGTTCAAGCAACTGGAGATAGATTACAGGAATCGGCTGAGACTACCAATAGCAGATTGCAAACAGCAGCTCAAACCGTGAATCAGCAGCTGCAAAGCTCGGTAGAGAGTGTGAACCGTGGGCTACAGGAAGCGAGCCAGAATGTAGGTGAACAATTACAAGCTGCAACTGATGCTACTAGCAGCAAACTGCAAGACCTCAATCGAGATGCAACTGCTTCCCTAACAAACAATTTGGTTGATCCTGCCGAGCAAAAGGTATATGTGATTGGCAAGCATGTTGAGCGGGATGTGCTGACTCCAGACGGCAATGTACTGCTACTACAGGGGCAGGAAGTGACGCTAGTCGATGCAGAAGCGGCCGATCGCATGAACATTCTGGATGAACTTTATCGAGCTACGGGTGGTAGCCTGACTGTCAATATCAGCCGCAATTTGCAAGCAGCAACAGAATCTACTAGCAATCGAATTGGGAGCCTAACTCACAGTAGCGCCGCTAATCTGCGTCACTCGGTTGATTCGCTGGTAGGACATGTGGCGATCCAGCAGGCAAGAGGGCGTAGAGTCGTACAAACAGTGCGTGCCAACGATGGCTTAATTATTGCGGCATCTGGGCAAATTGTGACGGAATCCCTTCTGGATCGGGCCCAAACTTACGGTAAAGAAGCAGAATTGCTGAACGCTGTTGGTCTGACTCTGGCAACCGCAGTCGGTTCTACCGCAAGTGACAGATGGTTAGAAAACAAAGTTCAACTGCGTGACGGGGCAAGTATTGCTCAAGAGAATCTCAACACTTTTTGGCAAGCCTTGAAAGCGAAGGCAGAAAACTTACAAGGACGCGGTACACGGGCAATGAAGAAGCAACGGATTGAACAAGCTCTGGGTCGTCCAGTTACCCGTGTCATTCTTGACCCAGAAGACAACGTGATTCTGAATGTAGGTGAATTGATTACACATCGCGCTGTTAGTCAAGCTGAAGAAAGTGGAGTTCTGAATATCTTACTGAGTTCGGTCTATACCAAGGAGCCAGAAATCTCTGATAAGGAGTTACGTGCTTCAGAATATGGAATGGCAGCCTTGGCGCATCATGGTAATGGGATAAAATGAGCAACCGATTCTGTTGCAATACGGTTCGGTTAAGACAAGAGACGCGATGAATCGCCGTCTCTACAATAATCAGTCTTTCATAGAGACGGCGATTTATCGCGTCTTTGTGATCTAGAATTTTCATCAAAAAACCTTAACCGAACCGTATTGGGCGTGTTGGCAACTCTCGTATTCATGAATTTATTTTTACCTAAAAGCTGGCGTGTTTTCTAATCGCAGCATAGTGTCTTGCTGTTGTATTCATTTCAATTATCAACTCTGTACCTTGACCTAATTTAGAATTACACTTAATTTTACCTTGATGTTTTTCAACGATAATTTCCCGACTAATTGATAGTCCAAGTCCCTTACCTTTACCTACTGGCTTGGTGGTAAAAAATGGTTCAAACATCTGTCTTTGGATATGGGGAAGTATACCTTGACCATTGTCAGAAATGCGAATTATAACTTTGTGTTTTTTTCCTGTTTGTTTGTTATTTGGCCAAATATCATTACTATTGACTAATGACAAATGACTTCTAACAATTTCTGTATGAATAAAGATTTTGGGAGGAAAGGAATAATCATATTTCATCCTTTCTTCTAAGGCATCAATGGCATTAGTTAAGATATTCATGAATACCTGATTTAAATCGCCGGGGTAACACTCGACTAAGGGTAATTCACCAAAGTCTTTAATTACTTCAATCCTGGCTCTGTCAGGCTTTTCTTTGAGCCGATGTTGTAAAATTCTCAGAACACTATCAAGTCCTTCGTGCAGGTCAACCTTTTTCATTTGGCCTTCGTCAGAGGTTGAAAAATTCCGCAAGGCAAAAACAATTTCTTTAACGCGCTCTGAGCCGGCTCGCATTGACCACAGTAATTTTAAAAAGTCTGTCTTCACGAAACTAAGGTCGAGGCATTGCAGATGTAAGGCTATGACTGGGGTAGGTTTGGGATAGTAATGTTGGTAAAGTTCAATGATTCTGATTAAATCTTCAGCGTATTGACTCGCAGGATGGAGATTGCCGTAGATGAAGCTAACAGGGTTGTTAATTTCGTTAGCCATATCCGCCACCAGTTGGCCGAGGTTAGCCATTTTCTGGTTCTGCAATAACTGCCTTTGGGTATATTTGAGTTCTTCGAGGGTAGTTTCTAGCTGCTGTGATTTTTCTTTAACTTGGTCTTCGGTAGATTGGTGTTGGGCAATTTCTCTTTGGAGTTGTTCAAGTAGTTGGTATTGTTGAGTAGCGATCGCTTTATCCTGACTAATATCCTTGTGTGTCCCCGCCATTCGCACTGGTTTACCGGATTCATCCCACTGAAATACTTTGCCACAAGCCAAAATCCATTTCCATTCGCCGGATTTAGTCAACATTCGCAATTCAACTTCAAACACAGGCGTGCATCCTTGGAGATAATCGTGCAACACCTGGCGAATTCTCGGTAAATCTTGTGGATGTACAAGTCGCTCAAAGGATTTATGCTCATGAGCGATTTCGTCTAATCCATACCCCAGAATGCCCTTCCACTGGGGATCGTAATAGGTTTTATTGGTTATAAGATTCCAATCCCACAACCCCAAGCCACTGGCGATTAATGCCATTTGTAAGGCTGCTTGTGAGCATTGACAAGGATCTAAATTTTCTGGAGATAAGTCTTTTGATTCTGGGAAACTCTGCGAATCTTGTACTGAAAGTGGAGCTTCCGGTTTATGGGTAGCGGGTTCTTCGATATGCATAGCTGCTGGTACGGTGAGGAAGATATCCTGTAGCTCTCTCTCTACGCTGTCTTAGCACCCTGACGATCCATTTATGGATAAATCGTCTACTTGGTTGATTAGGCTGTAACTTCAGTTAGAAATATATCAGCCCATATCATCAATTTGGATGGAATTTCGAAAAAGGTAAACGGACGAATGTAACCTCTGTTGCGATCGCCGCAGCCATTTTTTAGAAAAAATAGCTACATTGTGTGCATCTACATTCTAAGATATGTCTAAAAAAAGTAGTTCAAATCAAATATAATCACTTAAAAACTCGAAAAATTTTGTAAAAAAAATTCTATGATTGAGTCACGTCAAATGTTTCAGGATACAAAAATATTGTCAAGCCTTGTTTGTAGCTTTTTTAGGAAAGGGCTGGCTGCTATTCATACAAGGTAGACTACATTGATTTCCAAAACATAATGGTGTGATAAAATTCATGCTGAATTGGAGCCGATGAGTAATGACTATAGATGAAGTAGTATTGCTACTAAAAGCCAGTCAAGCAACGGGTTTAACAACGCTCCAAGAGATTATATTGCGTTCTTCATGGGAAGGAAAAACTTACACGAATATTGCCTGTGAAGCTCACTATGGCGAGGAACGTGTCAGGAAAATTGCTGCTCATTTATGGCAAGTAATGAGTGATTTTTGTAAAGAACCGATAAATAAATCTAACTTCCGTCAGACTGTAGAAAATCACCGTCTTAGCAAAGCACATCAGCAATTAATTAAGGAATTCAACAAAGCAGCTACGGCTATATCTTTAGAATTTCCTAGTGGCCCAGTATCCCTTAATTCCAGATTTTACATCCCTCGCCCGCCAATTGAGGAAATTGCCTACGCAGAAATAGCTAAACCTGGCTGTTTCATCTGCATCCAAGCACCCAAGAAGATGGGGAAAAGCTCTCTGATTTTACAATTGCTTGCACGCGCTAACAATCAAGGCTTTCGCACCGTGACGTTAGATTTTCAGCAAGCAGATAAAGTAATATTTACCAGTTTGGATAAATTTTTGCGCTGGTTCTGTGCTAATCTCAGCCGAGAGTTACAGTTAGAACCAAAACTCAATGATTATTGGGATGAAGATATGGGTAGCAAAGTAAGTTGCTCTATCTATTTTCAACATTATTTACTGTCTGCGCTGGAAACTCCCCTTGTGTTGGTATTGAATGAGGTGGATTGGGTATTTGAATATGAGGAAATTGCTGGAGAATTGTTACCGTTAGTGCGATCGTGGTATGAACAAGCTAAAAGGGTAGAAATTTGGCAAAAACTGCGGCTGATTCTGGTTTATTCAACGGAAATTCTTGTTCCCATAAAACTAACTCAATCACCATTTAATATTGGTTTGCCGATTAAGTTACCTCCCTTTACAAAAGAGCAGGTGCAGGATTTAGCACTACGTCACGGCTTGGATTGGACAAATGCTAAAGTCGAGAGTTTGATGGCACTGGTAGGAGGATATCCTTATTTGGTGCGATTAGCTTTTTATCACCTAGTGGGTAAAGGGGGACTAGAACGGGATTTAGAAAAGCTATTGCAAGAAGCACCCACAGAAGCAGGAATTTATCACGAATATTTAAAGCAATATGTGTTAGCGCTACGAGATGAATCAGCCTTACAAAATGCTTTTTATGAAGTAATTAACGCTACAAATTATGTGAAATTAGAGCCAGTATTGGCATATAAATTACAAAGTATGGGGCTAATTAATTTAGAAGGCGATCGCAGTACTCCTGCCTGTGAATTATATCGTTTATATTTCCGACAATATTTGAAGACAAGCGAGCATTTCAATAACGGCTGTTTTAACTGTGAGTTTAAGCATGGCTAGCGTTATTTCTGCGAGAGAACTTCAGGAGTGCAAAGCTACAGCAACTCCGTGATCGAGAATAGCCGTTGTCGGTCTATTTTTTGGAGCTTGATTTTTTCGGCGTAGAAAGCTTGATAATAAGATTGATAGCGCTCTGGTTCAGCTTCTGGATCGGTTTGTTGCCATAGTTCCAAAAAGTGGCGATAGCGTTTTTCCAGCATCACCAAGTCCATGCAAGCGATCGCAGCTTGAACTACTTGCGGAGTCCGAAGTATTTCTTTCTGGTTTTTTTCATTCACATGAAATAAATGGGAAATTAACCCCATCTCGCTGCTAAATTCTAAAAAATGGTCTTGCAAGCGGGAAATTAAATCTGGTTGAGACGCAAAATTTCTCGTCTCTCCATCACCGGATGAGATTTCTAAAATCTGTTGCCATAAAAATCGGTGGTGGGAAAGGCTAAATTGCAAATCTCGCTCCTCTAGTTCGGCAATAATCGCTTGACGTTGTTCAGGACAATGTAAATAAATTCGCAATAATAAGGCTTCTGCGTGTTCTAAAAGACTACGTTCTGTAGGAATTGGGGATTGAGAAACTTTACTACTTCCCCATGCTTGCTTTGCTGATACAGGTTTAGTGTATGCAGCCGCAGCCGGAGCAATTTGAGTTAACAGATTTTCGACTCGCAGAGGTATAAGTCTGGTATCTCCCAAACTGAGTATTTCTGCACAGTAGGAAACGTAATAATTTCGTGTATCGCTGTTAGCGATATTTTTAAGTAATTTGACTAATTGCTGAGTTACTTGCTGAAAATCAGTAGCCTGTTTCAAGTCTCGGTTTTGAATAATTTGCTGAATCTGCCAATCTAACCAAAGTGGCGCATTTTTTAGCAGTTCTCCATAGTCTTCTGGAGTGTGGCTATGCAAATATTCATCAGCATCTTTACCATCGGCTAAATTAAGAATTTTTAGCTGAACTTCGCCTTTGTATGCTAGTTCGGCAATTTCACCGATCGCACGTTCGGCGGCATTGGTTCCGGCTTTATCAGCATCAAAGTTGAGTACTAATTGTTTCGATTCGGTATAGCGTAAAATTAACCGGACTTGTTCTAAGCTTAAGGCTGTACCGAGGGAAGCAACGGCATTATTAATCCCAGCAGCGTGGAGAGCGATCGCATCAAAATATCCCTCTACCACCACCGCTTGATCGAGTTGGGAAATCCCACCCTTAGCTTGATCAAGGGCAAATAATGTTTTACCTTTACTAAAAAGTTCCGTTTCTGGTGAATTCAGATATTTCGGTTGTTCATCTGTGAGAGTTCTGCCACCAAAGGCAATGACTCGTCCTTGGACATCGCGGATGGGAATCATTAAGCGATCGCGAAATACATCATAATAACCGCCTCCTTCCTTGCGCGGCTTAATCAATCCCGCTTTTTCTAGGATCTGCGCTGGATAATGTTTATCTTCCACTAGATAACGATGGAGAGTTTCCCAACCTGCGGGGGCATAACCTAAACCAAATTGCTGTATAGTTTCTTCTTTTAGTTGGCGGTTAGATTGCAAATATTGAAGTGCCTTTTGCCCTTGGGATTGTCTCAGGGCGTGTTGATAAAATTGGGCGGACATTGCCAGAACTTCATACAACTGCTCACGCAAAGATAGCTGACGCTGCAATTCTTGACGTTGTTCTGGTTCGAGGGTTTGTACAGGTACTTGGTAACGCCGTGCTAAATCCAGCACCACATCGGCAAAAGAGCGCTTTCCCAACTCCATTACAAACTTGATGGCATTTCCTCCAGCTTGACAGCCGAAGCAATAGT contains:
- a CDS encoding AI-2E family transporter; translated protein: MNFPLNQLLRWLIFTLLFPLVFLNGWLAFLLVNNFQPVVTILVLATLLAFVLNYPVAILQKQGVKRGYAVSLVFISALIIIVALGITLVPIVLEQFNEMMKVLPQWIDSSEEKLQILNNWFFKHKLNVNLSHLLTQVTDQLPNELEFVTDKLLSIIVDTIDSVSDALIIVVITFYLLLDGPRIWEEIFKKLPGNFAQQVSQSIQQNFQNYLIGQGTLALLMGVSETLMFLAFQVQFALLFGLGVGLLSLIPFGDVVSVVVITFIIATHDFWLAVKVFAVAVVIDQLIDQAIAPRLLGRFTGLRPIWVLIALLVGTNVGGVLGLLIAVPVAGFIKDAADGFSKSGDSEDVVKSEVASELLPEESV
- a CDS encoding bifunctional orotidine-5'-phosphate decarboxylase/orotate phosphoribosyltransferase; this translates as MNFFDKLNRSILQNQSLLFVGLDPNPEMMPVRYESEELIAGLEKWLQFIIAETAGYVCAYKPTLGFYEALGIPGLELLYKTLAAIPAHIPVILDAKHGDLNTSTIFAQTVFTEWQVDAITLSPYTGQDHVAPFLVYPEKAVFILCCTSNPGAEALQQYPTNESPLYLQVVKESKTWGTPEQLGLEVGTTNAEVLAQIRAIAPERIIMARSIWAKGGNLRQILEAGLNANGDGLLIPVPQDMLGNTQLSQEVESLRAEINQLKTEIIHENSTCSVWFPDVCFLNQHPYQDLILQLYDIDCIMFGSFVQASGAIFPYYIDLRKIISNPQVFNQVLTAYEDILKNLNFDRLAGIPYGSLPTATGLALRLHCPMIFPRKEVKAHGTRRVIEGHFHPGETVVVVDDILISGKSVMEGAGKLESAGLNVNDIVVLIDHEQGVKDRLQQNGYRSHSVLTISEITNTLYQAGRINEEQFLAFAES
- a CDS encoding cytochrome b/b6 domain-containing protein, which encodes MTLTPSQTRKRPTQAIAAKIFHWCNIISLFIMLTSGLQIYNANPVFGGRAGLHIPPIFTLGGWLAGGRHWHFAAMWLFSLNLLWYGIYILITRRWRHRFVGANDFKALQKSHNSKRLIYAWHRIAYTAIIPILLLALFTGIGMYKPAQFPWIVDLFGNWQALRIVHFASVPMVILFAVIHYQLGQKAGGTELTESMF
- a CDS encoding PRC-barrel domain-containing protein, which encodes MRKGSDVIDKVVVAYDTGKKIVRIIDLIFDQKHNQLLGFLVAEKGLFRDAKVISWEEVQAIGLDAIVVNSKKSVVKAHRVPAIKEILHQNIVLRKKRILTTEGLDLGGLVDLFFDEHSGLVEGYEVSGGVFADAYSGRSFVPAREALKIGYDVAFVPPETSQMMEEQVGGIRGVVQATGDRLQESAETTNSRLQTAAQTVNQQLQSSVESVNRGLQEASQNVGEQLQAATDATSSKLQDLNRDATASLTNNLVDPAEQKVYVIGKHVERDVLTPDGNVLLLQGQEVTLVDAEAADRMNILDELYRATGGSLTVNISRNLQAATESTSNRIGSLTHSSAANLRHSVDSLVGHVAIQQARGRRVVQTVRANDGLIIAASGQIVTESLLDRAQTYGKEAELLNAVGLTLATAVGSTASDRWLENKVQLRDGASIAQENLNTFWQALKAKAENLQGRGTRAMKKQRIEQALGRPVTRVILDPEDNVILNVGELITHRAVSQAEESGVLNILLSSVYTKEPEISDKELRASEYGMAALAHHGNGIK
- a CDS encoding PAS domain-containing protein, with product MHIEEPATHKPEAPLSVQDSQSFPESKDLSPENLDPCQCSQAALQMALIASGLGLWDWNLITNKTYYDPQWKGILGYGLDEIAHEHKSFERLVHPQDLPRIRQVLHDYLQGCTPVFEVELRMLTKSGEWKWILACGKVFQWDESGKPVRMAGTHKDISQDKAIATQQYQLLEQLQREIAQHQSTEDQVKEKSQQLETTLEELKYTQRQLLQNQKMANLGQLVADMANEINNPVSFIYGNLHPASQYAEDLIRIIELYQHYYPKPTPVIALHLQCLDLSFVKTDFLKLLWSMRAGSERVKEIVFALRNFSTSDEGQMKKVDLHEGLDSVLRILQHRLKEKPDRARIEVIKDFGELPLVECYPGDLNQVFMNILTNAIDALEERMKYDYSFPPKIFIHTEIVRSHLSLVNSNDIWPNNKQTGKKHKVIIRISDNGQGILPHIQRQMFEPFFTTKPVGKGKGLGLSISREIIVEKHQGKIKCNSKLGQGTELIIEMNTTARHYAAIRKHASF
- a CDS encoding AAA-like domain-containing protein is translated as MTIDEVVLLLKASQATGLTTLQEIILRSSWEGKTYTNIACEAHYGEERVRKIAAHLWQVMSDFCKEPINKSNFRQTVENHRLSKAHQQLIKEFNKAATAISLEFPSGPVSLNSRFYIPRPPIEEIAYAEIAKPGCFICIQAPKKMGKSSLILQLLARANNQGFRTVTLDFQQADKVIFTSLDKFLRWFCANLSRELQLEPKLNDYWDEDMGSKVSCSIYFQHYLLSALETPLVLVLNEVDWVFEYEEIAGELLPLVRSWYEQAKRVEIWQKLRLILVYSTEILVPIKLTQSPFNIGLPIKLPPFTKEQVQDLALRHGLDWTNAKVESLMALVGGYPYLVRLAFYHLVGKGGLERDLEKLLQEAPTEAGIYHEYLKQYVLALRDESALQNAFYEVINATNYVKLEPVLAYKLQSMGLINLEGDRSTPACELYRLYFRQYLKTSEHFNNGCFNCEFKHG